A segment of the Deltaproteobacteria bacterium genome:
GAAGGCCGGGGTCCCGCTCGGTGCGGGCAAGGTCGGCATCACCGCCGTGAAGCACTTGGCCGTGCGCAGCCCGTCCAGAGCCAGGTCCACGCCCACCGAAAGCCCGGTCTGCATGGCCGCCACGTCGGAGAGCGTGGCGTTCACCGAGTACATGTCGTCCTTGCCGGAGTAGCTCGTCACGTTGCCAAGCGCCTTCTCCACCTCGGCCGGCACGCTCTGCAGCGCCATCCCCTTGAGGAGGTTTCCGACGCCGTCGATGATCTGCTGCTTGGCCTTCGGGATGACGAAGTCGGCGATGCTGCTCACCACGCCGCAGTCGGGCACGGTGATCTGGGTGTTGTCGGGTCGGATGTCGAAGGCCACCTGGGTGTCCTTCATCCGGATCTTCCCCCCCTCGAGCGCGGGCACGAAGGTCCCGGTCACGCCGGCCTTCACGACGTTGAAGACCACCTTGCAGCTGATCGTAGGCCCGATGCAGGGCTTGGCCGTGATCTGCAGGCTCCCCTTCACGTCGGCGTTCAGCGTGGCGGAGAGCTTGCCCGGGACGCTCGAGAGCGTCACGCCGTGGGTCTGGGTCACCTCGCCTTGAATCTTCGCGAAGGTCACGTCCAGACAGGTCGCCTGGAGGTTCGAATCCGGAAAAGTGACGTTCTTCGGGACGAGGTTCTTCAGCTCCTGGCCGATGAAGCGCAGCCCGTCGCTCGAGACCTGGGCCACCACGTCGAGGGACTTGTTGGCGAAGGGGGCCCGTTCGGCTCCCGCGAGCTCGTCCTCCGCTGCCTCGTCCACCATCCCGCACGCCGACCAGCACCCCAGGACTCCGAGGAAGAGGGTTGGCCATCGCGGGAGGAACTTCTTCATGGGGCCTCCGGGCACTGCTGGGTCCATAGTTATGAGATCAAGTTTCGTGCCGCGAATCGCCCCGCCCCTCTCGCCACAAATAGCTGAAATCACGTAGACGTTTACGCGCCGCGGCGGCAGCTGGAGTCGTCTGGTGTCTCGCGGCCCGGCCACTGCTCCGGCCACTGCAGCGGAATCGGTGCGGCGGCTCCGACCGGGGCCGACGCGACGGCCCACGCCGCCGGGGCCCGGTCGCGCCTGGACCCGTCGCGGCTTGGGACTACACTTCCCGCATGCGAGACGCGCCATATGTGGGTCGGTGGTGGGAGCGCCTGGACGAGGAGCGGATCGTCTGCAACCTCTGCCCGCGCCACTGCAAGGTGAAGGACGGGCAGCGAGCCTTCTGCTTCGTGCGCCAGAACGTGGGGGGGCAGATGATCCTCACCACCTACGGGCGCTCGACCGGGTTCTGCATCGACCCGATCGAGAAGAAGCCGCTCAATCACTTCTACCCGGGGAGCGCGGTGCTCTCCTTCGGCACCGCCGGCTGCAACCTGGGCTGCCGCTTCTGCCAGAACTGGGACATCTCCAAGGCGCGCGAGGTGGAGATCCTGAGCCAGTACGCCTCGCCCGAGCTCATCGCCGCCGCCGCCGTCGAGCAGGGGTGCCGCAGCGTGGCCTTCACCTACAACGATCCGGTGATCTTCGCCGAGTACGCCATCGACACGGCCAAGGCCTGCCACGAGCGGGGCATCAAGACCGTCGCCGTCACGTCGGGGTACATCACGCCCGAGGCGCGCGGCGAGTTCTACGCGCACATGGACGCGGCGAACGTGGACCTGAAGGCCTTCACCGAGACCTTCTACGAGAAGCTCTGCTTCGCCGAGCTCGCCCCGATCCTGGACACGCTCAGCTACCTGCGCCGCGAGACGCAGGTCTGGTTCGAGGTCACGACCCTGCTCATCCCGGGGCAGAACGACTCCGAGGAGGAAGTGGCCAAGCTCTGCGACTGGTTCGTGCGCGAGCTCGGCGACGAGGTGCCGCTGCACTTCACCGCGTTTCATCCCGACTTCAAGATGCTCGACCTGCCGCCCACGCCCCCCTCGACCCTCTTCCGCGCGCGACGGCAGGCGCTCTCGGCCGGGCTGAAGCACGTCTACACGGGGAACGTCCTCGACCGCGAGGGCCAGAGCACCTATTGCGCCGGCTGCGGCGCGCTACTGATCGAGCGCAGCGGCTACACCCTCGGCACCTGGGCTCTCACCGACGAGGGGCGGTGCCAGAAATGCTCCCGCGCGCTGCCGGGTCGCTTCGCGGCGCGACCCGGAGCCTGGGGGGCGCGCCGCCAGCCGGTCCGCTTCCACAGCGACGCCTAGGCCTGCGGCCGGAAATCCCGCGGCCGGAGATCGCACGGCCCCGCCGCCCCGGGCATGTATCGTGCAAAACCTTCTTGCATGCGCGTGCGCTCCGTCGCCGCGCTGGCGGTGCTCCTCGTGTTTACGGGAGCGGTCAGCGCGGCACCCGATCGGGACAAGACCACAGGAAGTAACCCGTTCGGAGTCCGCCGCGCCGCGCCCCCGTGGCAGGCGAGCCCGCGTGACCGAGCTGGCGTACCCGGTAGCCAGCCTGACCAGAGCCGCCCGCCCCAGCGCCGCCTCCCGTCCGCAGCCCGGCGACTCCTCGAGGCCCTCCGCGCGCGCCTGCCCGAGCGCACCGCCACCTGGCTCGCGACCCCGGCCGCCGACGAGCTCGTCGAGCACGCCCGCGAGCTGCACCTGCTCTCGAGGAACCAGGTGCCGACGAGCCGCCGCGAGGTGGCCGCCCTGCGGCGCGCGATCGTCGCCGAGGAGCTGCGGCTGGCTCAGCAGGCCGACCCGCGCAACACGACGGCGCTCGTACACCACGTGATGCGTCGCTTCGCCCGCGCCCAAGGGATGCAGGCCGAGCCCCTCCGCGTGCTCTTCGGCTTCTCGCGGATGATCGACGTGAAGACAGCCGTCTCGGCGGGCTTCATGCGCAAGATGGAAGAGGCGCTCCTCGCGCAGGGAGTGAACAAGGCCGAGCTCCTCGCGCGCATCAACCGCGGAAGGCCGGCGGGCAAGGGCCCGGTCGACCGCCTGGACGACCTGATGGTCGAGCTCGTCCGCGAGCAGGTCGCGGGGGAAGGGGAACCGAAGCCGATCCTCGTCACGACCCGCCTCGCCCGGGAAGTGCAGCAGACCCTCTCCACCGGGCAAAACGCGGTCTCGGTGCGGGAAGCCACCGGCGGCGCCCCGGCCTTCGGCTCGAACCTCGCACAGCTCTTCCACCAGGTGGTGGCGAGCTTTCACAGCTCGGGGCGGCTGTCGCGGCGCCAGAACGACGCCTTCGAGCCGGGCGTGCGAATCGTGACGCGGGAGAGCGGCCCCGAGGGAGCGGCCCCGCTGGCCGTGGATCCGGCCTCGGGCAAGCCGCTGAGCTACGGGCCGCGGGCCAAGACCAAGGTGAACGTGATCATCCAGTCGCCCGCCGGGCTCGACTTCGGCAGCTTCATGGGCGAGCGGCAGCTCACCATCGACGGCAAGGTCTACCCCTGCCGCACCTCGGCGAAGGTCGG
Coding sequences within it:
- the amrS gene encoding AmmeMemoRadiSam system radical SAM enzyme, with product MRDAPYVGRWWERLDEERIVCNLCPRHCKVKDGQRAFCFVRQNVGGQMILTTYGRSTGFCIDPIEKKPLNHFYPGSAVLSFGTAGCNLGCRFCQNWDISKAREVEILSQYASPELIAAAAVEQGCRSVAFTYNDPVIFAEYAIDTAKACHERGIKTVAVTSGYITPEARGEFYAHMDAANVDLKAFTETFYEKLCFAELAPILDTLSYLRRETQVWFEVTTLLIPGQNDSEEEVAKLCDWFVRELGDEVPLHFTAFHPDFKMLDLPPTPPSTLFRARRQALSAGLKHVYTGNVLDREGQSTYCAGCGALLIERSGYTLGTWALTDEGRCQKCSRALPGRFAARPGAWGARRQPVRFHSDA